In Fibrobacter sp. UWT2, the genomic window TTTCCAGTTCACGCTTTGCAATCAGCGCCCATTCGGTATCCAGGTTAAAGCGGTCGCAAGGAATCACGCATTTCACGCGAGTGAGTGCCCAGCTAAAATGCGGGTCTTCAATCTGGTCTTTCGCTACCACGATGCTTCTGTTGTGGAAAAAGATAGCGAGCATCATGAGGGGATCCCACATGCTCGTATGGTTCGCAATAATCACCGAAGGTGTCTTAAGGCGCGGAGACTTCACTGTTTCACCGAGAAAGGTAACCTTCGGACGATTCCAAACAAGCAAATAAACTCGCACGGTGTATATGACTATCACCATGACGAGTTGCATAAAAAGTTCAAACAGCGGATTCTTTTTCTTTACGTCAGACATCTACCTTACTTCCCTAAGGATTCCTTCGGGATGCTTGTAAAGGTCAGGGCGCCCTTCGCATGAACGTTGCCGTTCACTTTCACGATGCAGTCAAAGCCGACCAGCACGCCACCTTCCTTCGTTTTCTTGACAGAGATTTCAAGTTGGTCGCCAGGAATCACCGGCTTCACGAACTTGAATCCATCAATTTTTAGAAGCACATAGAGATTCTTTTCGAGATCTTCGGCAGGCTTTTCAATCACGAGCGAGCAAAGCTGAGCGCAACTTTCCACAATGAGCACGCCCGGCATAATCGGGGTTCCCGGAAAGTGACCCGTAAAGTACGGTTCATTCACGCTCACGTTCTTGATACCCACGGCCGATTCGTTCGGCACCAGCTCCGTCACCTTCTCGATCATCTGGAACGGCGGGCGCTGAGCAATCTTTTCGCTGATTTCGTAAATATTCATCATAGAGAAAGACCTCCGTCGAGCACGAACACCTGGCCGGTCACGTAGGCGAACTGGTCGGAGGCCAAGGCAGACACAATATTTGCAACTTCGTCGGCAGAGCCAAAGCGCTTCAGAGGAATCTTTTCGAGGTAGCCCTTGCGGGTTTCTTCGGGAATCGCTTCGATCATATCGGTTGCGATAAAGCCCGGAGCTACGGCGTTCACGCGAATACCGAAACCGCCGAGTTCCTTGGCAAGCGTCTGGGTGAGTGAATTCACGGCACCCTTCGTGGCGCTGTAAACAGCCTGGCCAGCGAGAGCGAACTTCGAAGAAACGGAACTCATGTTGATAATCACGCCGGACTTCTGCTTGTACATCTTCACGGCCACCTGCTGTGCGCAGTAGAAGTAGCCCTTCACGTTCAGGTCGAAGCACTTGTCCAAGGTTTCCGGGTTCATCATCATCAAGTATTCGTCACGAACGATACCGGCATTATTCACAAGCACGTCAATGCGGCCATAAGCCTTGAATACTTCGCGGATCATGACTTTCACCTGAGAAAGGTCGGCGACATTCGCCTTGTAAATCATGCCGTCGCCACCTTCGGCCTTAATCTGGTCGAGCGTGGCATTTGCAGCCTCGTCGGAACTGGAGTAGTTCACCACGACAGTGTAACCGTCGCGGGCCAAACGCAGGGCACAAGCCTTGCCAATACCCTTAGATGCACCTGTTACCAAAGCAACTTTCATATTCTAGCTCCTTCTT contains:
- a CDS encoding 1-acyl-sn-glycerol-3-phosphate acyltransferase, producing MSDVKKKNPLFELFMQLVMVIVIYTVRVYLLVWNRPKVTFLGETVKSPRLKTPSVIIANHTSMWDPLMMLAIFFHNRSIVVAKDQIEDPHFSWALTRVKCVIPCDRFNLDTEWALIAKRELEKGNSVIIFPEGKCRYDGLLNEFKTGFAFLARSTGAPVLSVGIDGIYKRGHRTQIVVTEPEKIERVKGIPSSKHLAERSEYFRQKVWALKQQALGKTEVEPLPVAAETPEEVQA
- the fabZ gene encoding 3-hydroxyacyl-ACP dehydratase FabZ, which encodes MMNIYEISEKIAQRPPFQMIEKVTELVPNESAVGIKNVSVNEPYFTGHFPGTPIMPGVLIVESCAQLCSLVIEKPAEDLEKNLYVLLKIDGFKFVKPVIPGDQLEISVKKTKEGGVLVGFDCIVKVNGNVHAKGALTFTSIPKESLGK
- a CDS encoding glucose 1-dehydrogenase is translated as MKVALVTGASKGIGKACALRLARDGYTVVVNYSSSDEAANATLDQIKAEGGDGMIYKANVADLSQVKVMIREVFKAYGRIDVLVNNAGIVRDEYLMMMNPETLDKCFDLNVKGYFYCAQQVAVKMYKQKSGVIINMSSVSSKFALAGQAVYSATKGAVNSLTQTLAKELGGFGIRVNAVAPGFIATDMIEAIPEETRKGYLEKIPLKRFGSADEVANIVSALASDQFAYVTGQVFVLDGGLSL